From the Lathyrus oleraceus cultivar Zhongwan6 chromosome 3, CAAS_Psat_ZW6_1.0, whole genome shotgun sequence genome, the window TGTATGGTTTAAAACAGTCTCCTAGAGCTTGGTTTGAAAAATTCACTCAGTCCATGAAGAAACAAGGATACATCCAAGGACAGGCTGACCACACCTTGTTCACAAAATTCTCCCACGATGGGAAAGTTGTTGTCCtgattgtttatgttgatgatattgtcctTACTGGAAACGATATAGTGGAAATGGCAAGAGTAAAAGAGAAATTGGCAGTAGACTTTGAAATCAAGGACTTGGGATTCATGAGATATTTTCTAGGTATGGAGGTTGCTCGGTCAAAAAATGGTATTGTGGTTTCACAACAGAAATACATTATAAACTTGTTGAAAGAAACAGGAATGAGTGGATGTCGTCCTGCAGATACCCCTATGGATCCTAATGTTAAACTTTGGGGAGAAGGTAATGTTTCTGTTGATACTGGGAGATATCAGAGATTGGTTGGGAAACTGATTTATTTGTCACACACCCGGCCTGATATTGCTTTCTCAGTTAGTGTAGTGAGCCAGTTTATGCATTCTCCTTTCGAGGAATATCTTGAAGCAGTCTATAGGATACTGAGATATTTGAAGGAAAATCCTGGAAAAGGATTATTTTTTAAGAAGACTAGTGAAAAAATGTGTCTATCTTCACCGATGCCGATTGGGCAGGTTTAGTCACAGATAGAAGATCAACCTCTGGATATTGTACCTATGTTTGGGGTAATCTTGTGACATGGaggagcaagaaacaaggagttGTAGCAAGGAGTAGTGCAGAGACTGAGTTTAGAGCTATGTCTCAAGGTATTTGTGAAGGATTATGGATCCTTAGAGTCCTAGAAGAACTTaagatgaaaattgagcttccaTTGAAATTGTACTCTGACAGTAAAGCTGTTATTAGCATAGCTCATAATCCAGTTCAACATGACAGAACCAAGCATATCGAGATTGATCGACACTTCATAAAGGAGAAGTTAGATGCGGGAATCATATGTCTACCCTTCGTGACTTCAAGTCAACAAACTGCGGATATCCTGACCAAAAGTTTGGCAAAGCCATTTTAAGTATTTGATAGACAAGTTGGGCATGATAAATATCTATGCACCAACTTGAGGGGGGgtgttggaaaatatattatttccggtttaattattgtctttaatactatctttatttttctttattctccatTAAGGAGAAAATCAATTGTAATAATTATATCTTCACTATATAAACCAGCCTAAGGCTGACGAATAAAACATTACAgcttttatatatttttttccAATATCCCTGATTCTTAGGAAGGTTGTTAGTAGTGGGAGATATATGGGAGAAGGTGGTGTTTGTTAGAGGACGCACGATTATTGCTATCATTTGTATTAGGAGATTGTATTCTCTGGAGGAGCTCTGCTCTGGTAATACATTTTAGTTATTTACCTTTCCTTCTATTAATACAAAAAGACAATTCATTTCACCATTCCTTTAAATTGTTTCATATATTTTTTCTGCTAGTTCTATCAGATGTTCTATAGAAGATAAACGAAAGGAACAATACAAAGGTATAATCAAACTTTACCCTTATGAAGATAGTCTTCCAGCTAGGATTCCACCAAATATGATAGCTCCATACCACTTATTTGATACAAATCTGAAGGAGGGGAAATGAAACAAGGTCAAGTCGTAGTTTAATTTGAGAGAACTGAATGAAACATTTTACtatataataaaaattaaatagCGAATCCATAAAACTTAGTCTTTGAAAATCTTAATATGAAATTCGAAAAAAGTTTATGATAATCTCAGAATTGTTTTTCTGTGGTTTTGacaattaaataaaattataCTGAAGCTGCAATATATGATCTAGCCAATAAAGTTCTGTGACCCTTTCAAACataaatttatgaaaaaaatcCTCCCAAACATACTTCCTATTGCAATCCGAACGAGAAGAAACGTCAACTGTCCATATTTGCCAGCCTAAATGTCCAGATGCAACTCCCAAAAATGCATAATATGGCCACCCTGCTCCAGTCATATGAATCAGAACACAGAAAACAATTGTTTAACCCCAAAATGTTGTGAAAACATTCATAAATTAATACCTAGTTCAGCATTAAATCCACTGAGAGCAAGACCACCAAGGCTTGCAATGCCAAACCCAGTAAGCCACTCTTTTGTTGAATCACCGAAGCGTAACGCTGTTGATTTAACTCCCACTTTCAAGTCGTCTTCTTTATCCTGAATGCTTAAGAATGTGATTAAAAGATTATTGTGGAGGATACTGGAACAAAATAGTCTTGTCAATTTCTTCTTTTTCACTTGACATCTAAACTGTCAGAGACAGCACAATTATCTGAACATGGTCGAAATTAAAACTACATCTTGACTTTTATACACCCCATGTTTGAAGGAGAGCATAATAAGCCCGATAGCAGGAACAGGTGCCGGAATAAATGCAAATAGATCATAAAGATAGACCTAATGTTGTCAGACGCCATAACATCAGTGCAACTCATGAAGCAATTAAAAGGTAGGACAGAGAAGCAAAATCATGGGGATCAAGTCTTTCAAAATACAACTGTTTTTACCTGATGTGCGTATATAGTATCATACACGAGAGTCCAACAAACTCCAGAGGCATAAAGTGGCAGCACAATAAATGGATCCAGATTTCCTTTAACTGCTGCCCATCCTAACAAAGCCCCCCAATTAAAGGTCAGCCCAAGAAATGCTTGAGGCTAACCAATATATCAGGAGAGCGCCATATAAGAATGTAATGAGATCTTATATCAAAGATAACAGTTATGAAGTAAGAAGAAAAATTAAATCTGCCAGaagaaattaaaaatgagaaaattCTTTACCCAAAATGTAAACCTCTTCATCAGGGGATATGAGAAGACCAGCAACAAGGATGAGGCGCCCAAAACACGGCTACCAAAAATGACAAGCCAAACAATATTTAAAATATGGTCAGAAATCACATTTCAtattttgatttgatttaattatGTTTGCACACGAAATAATGATAACACATATAGACAAGTATAAGAATGGTGGCACTTACAAGCCATTTGAAGCAAAAGTTGTTAAACAAAAAGGGATCAATCTTTGTGCTGAACAAAACCGTGTTTTGCAAGGTATACAGCCATGTTATACATGGTAGTGGATAAAGCAATGCTATATTCTCCTTGTTTCCCACACATTTTTATAGGTCTATTCCAAGGGAGAATCTAGGTTAATTTATTTCAGACACTATACAATATTTAATCTTAAAAACATTTCAAAAGGATTTGGAGCTTTAGCAATCAAGGCCATACTACCATAGACAAGGACATGGAACACAGATCATAGGTGCCATTCTTTAATAACTGATTGAGATATTGCAGATTTAACAGTCTAAAGCCCCAACATAACACAGGTAGACATTAACCATAGATCTTGGCAGACAATACTAACACTAACCTATAATTATTCAGTTGTAGAAGAATACCAAGACCCAAAAGAAGTTGAAATCCAAGAAAAGAAAGCCCTTGAAACGGTGTTAAAAGACCACTTGCAACAGGTCTCAACTTTGTACGTTCTACCTGCAATATTCGATTGTATAAAACATACTTAGCAATAAAATTATTGTTAATAACATTGACTAATGGTCATTTTACAATTGTTGTCCCGTGTGGGATTTGAACTTTGTCCTTTGAGATTATAAACAAGGAAGGGAAGAAGTATGACATCACATGCTCAACAATAACAAAGTATTTCTATTAAAACGAACTCTTCAAGGTTACATCATAGGAACAAAAATCAAAGCAAAAAAGACAGGGCAACCAAAGTCTCTAATGATAATTCTGATGGGTGGGAAATGTTAGGTTGGGTTAGAGTAACTCTAATCATATTTATCCATTAGCTAGATACTTATCCTTGCAAAAAACATCGTAGGGGTTGAAAAAACTAATATCTATTAAGTTCTTTGAAGATTGAAACAACAGGTAACTTTCACAAAAGTAAATTGATATGAATTAACAATATTTGAGAAGAAGAAAAAATAATTACAAATTATGTAAGATAGAGATGAATTTACAGGCCAAATGAAATGTTAAAGCACTAGACTTGGCATGACTTGGCTACAGTCCAACTTATCCACATAAACATTCCTGGTACATACATACAGCAATTTATAACAGAAAAATAGTATCTCAGCATCTCTTATTGCCAAAAAAAAATGCAACCATGAAAAAACAATGTCATTTACCTTTGTATCAATATCACGATCAATGAGATCATTAATAGTACACCCAGCACCTCTCAAAAGAAAAGCCCCACAACCAAACAGAGACAACATTTTAAAATCAGGAAGATGCCCTGGGGGTGCCGCCAAGGTGATTGACCTATTGTATGGAAAGAGATAACAAACTTAGAATGGAGCATTTCCCAACAGAAAATACCTCCCCTCCCATGTTATAGAAAAAAATGTATATGTTTCTTCTAACTTCTTCATGTTAATGTCGTTTATATGTTTATTCATACATGCGATTGTGTGTTAATATTTTGCCGATAAATGAAAAAGGATCTCCATGGCCTCTAAAACTTCTAACATGCTATCATCTCAAAGGTGTAACCATAGCTACTATCTACCATACATTTCGAATCACTATCAAGTTATCAAATTCATATCAATAAAGCTCTTACCAAACACAAGGCCATAGAAGCAGCCATGTACCAATTGGCTTATCGAGGCGAGCAAGCTGGGCATACGGACGAACCAGCCTAGGCAAGTACAAGTCAATCCAAGAGATTCCCCCTCCACTACTGACATTACTACTACTCTGATTCTTGTTTTCCTTATCCTGCTCTAATCTCGAAGGCGACGTAGAGATGTGCACAACAAGTTGGAAATTTGAGAGTGACCCAATACCTTTACAAAACTCAATATCATAAATCCCAAATTGGGATGGCTTAAATAGACTAAATGAATGATTTTGACAGGGGTTTCGGTTTATACATTGTTGAGAGATTATCAAAGGATTGGAAATGGTGTGATAAAGAGACGCATAGAAACCAGAATTAAGGAACCTAGGTTTGAGAAACCTACGGGAAATCAAAGCTGACACCATTGTCTCAAACACAGTAATTACCAATTATATTACATTCAAACCCTAAAAAGCTGAAAATTTTCAAATTGAGTTCAAAATATGCACAAAGGTAATTCTAACTCCACTAGCTTTTAAATCTACAAGTTTAAGAcaaaaaaaatactaaaaaacTAGACTTTAAAGTTTGAATGAAGCTATGTTGATTGAACATACAGCGGCGGCGAGTGAGTCTCCTCCCACGACGGCGTCGGTGGTGTTGTTTGTTTGCTTTGTCaattttcttttccttttttttttgttaaCTGGTTTGGTTCAGAGGTTGTTATTATTGTTTTAATGTTGAAAACTGGTTTTTCATATTTTAACCGGTTTTAAAATTGGTTTAATTTTTTGTAACCGATTTTATTAATTTGGTTTTATATCCAAACCATTTTAACGAGTTTATCAATAAATCTATACCATAAACACCCTAAATAATTAACATAGTACTCgtgtttttttatttatttgtaatCCTCACATTTTGGATTGTTCAAGTGTTTAGGCGGTTTCACAATATAAGCACAGACCCTAGGTTATAAAAAGGGACATCCACGATTTACgaattataaattttaaaattgtTGTTCTTCACATTACTGAAGAATAACAATACTAAacttaaaaaataaatttttagCATCTTGTTGAAGCCTTATCCACATTTGCTCAAAGCTTCATATAGTGACCTCACAACAACGAAGAAAGAGGAGTGAGTCAGAAATTCAAAGCagaataaaagaaaaatagaGTAAGAGAACCTAGTCTTTATGGGTAAgtcttgttggtgtaagccctagaggtcaatacttttggtacttgtatcgaattatttattaataataaaaggctttttctttattatgtttgtctaataaagtccctaaaatagatagtccgtttaatgtatcaagtgtgacttaatcatgagatcacattaaacataaggacattattcttaaagtatccatagtcgagctttattgtgaagtgggataacattaaagcattaagactattatgtatatagactgatgatcacatctcatggatcatggataaggagttatcaagtcttaaacataggtatgaatattaagagtaatatttatactggattgacccgctatgagaatactatatagaatgttttatgcaaagtgtcataagttattctcatggtgataatggtgtataccacccttcgacctgaaaccactatggatcatagatgtagagtcgagtgccttattgctgatcaaacattgtctgtaactggatgaccataaagacaattgatggatactccacgaagcgtgctaaggaacatgagtgacctaaatggaatttgtccatcctgcgtaacaggataaatgtctatgggcccaatattgaactagacaaagatgacacgatctatgccttgtgttcaatatagacataagggcaaaagggtaattgtacacataagtattatcataaaaggatttgtcagatcacatgacattttcgtgtcttaggtagcagtgatgtgttgctagataccgctcattatttattatgttaaatacgtgatttaatataattgtcaatgccgcgaaaacctacagggtcacacacaaaatgacggattgatgagagagagagagagaaacgaaattgcaactgcacaaatgcttctacacaagggttctatttatagaaccacttgtatgggttgcaagctaaaaagcccactcaagtgtatgtggcccatatcttataatatgtcaaaatcacttaagcgcgtggtaccttaccatatttcatattctacttaagtacatcgtaccttacgatgttctacaattcacttaagtgcaccgtacattacgatattccttagttactctctctctctcatcaatccgtccttttgtgtgtgaccctgtaggttttcgcgacattggcaattatattaaattacgtatttaacataataaacagtaagcggtatctagcaacacatcactgctacccaatacacgaaaatgtcatgtgatctgacaaatccttttgtcataatacttatgtgtacaattacccttttgcccttgtgtctatattgaacacaaggcattgaccgtgtcatccttgtctagttcaatattgggcccatagacatttatcctgttacgcaggatgggcaaattccatctaggtcactcatgtcccttagcatgcttcgtggagtacccatcaactgtctttatggtcatccagttacgaacaatgtttgatcaacaataaggcactcaactctacatctagggtccatagtggtttcaggtcgaagggtggtatacaccattatcaccatgagaataacttatgacactttgcataacattctatatagtattctcatagcgggtcaatccagtataaatattactcttaatattcatacctatgtttaagacttgataactccttatccatgatccatgagatgtgatcatcagtctatatacataatggtcttaatgctttaatgttattccacttcacaataaagctcgactatggatactttaagaatagtgtccttatgtttaatgtgatctcatgattaagtcacacttaatacattaaacggactagctattctagggactttattaaacaaacgtaataaagaaaagccttttattattcgatacaagtaccaaaagtattggcctctagggcttacaccaacaatctcccactagcactagagccaatcaggcatacccttaatggccatagatctagtatggccatcatgcttctgctgcgcaagaggctttgtcagtgggtcagcaatattgttaagtgtaggtactcttcatattttcacatctcctctatctattatctctcgaatgaggtgataacgcctaagtatgtgtttggatcgttggtgagatctaggttccttagcttgtgcgatagcaccattgttatcacaatagagaccaatgggatccacaatgctaggaactatgccaagttcactaatgaactttttgatccaaacagcttcctttgctactcttgaggcagcaatatactcggcctcggttgtagaatcagcaactgtatcttgctttgaactttttCAACTCACATCGCCACTATTTAAgtaaaacacataaccagattgcgatctaaagttatccttatctgtctggaagctagcatcggtgtatcgaattacagccagctcttcctgacctccatatattaagaatgagtccttagtatttctcaaatacttaaggatattcttgacagctaacccaatgagcatcaccaagatcagattggtacctactcgttgcacttaaagcatacgagacatctggtcgagtacataacatggcatacatgatagatcctattgcaaaTGCATATGAAATCTTATTCATGAGATCcatttcttccttagttgaaagggattatgtttttgatagacacgggccatgttgcataggtatgcatcctttcttggaatcatgcatattaaagcatctcagcactttgtctatgtacgtactctgacttaggccaagcagtttttatgatctatctctatagattttgattcctaatatataggctgtttcacctaggtccttcatagaaaagcatttccccaaccaagactttacttgttgcagggtagggacatcgtttccaatgagtaatgtgtcatctacatataataccaggaaaacgatcatgctcccactaaccttcttgtagacacaaggtgttggtgtaagccctagaggccaatacttttggtacttgtatcgaataataaaaggattttctttattatggttgattaataaagttcctggaatagatagtttgtttaatgtattaagtgtgacttaatcatgagaacacattaaacataaggacactattcttaaagtatctgtagtcgagctttagtgtgaaatgggataacattaaagcattaagactattatgtttgtagactgatgatcacatctcatggataatggataaagagttatcaagtcttaaacataggtatgaatattaggagtaatatttataccggattgaccctctatgagaatactatatagaaagttatgcaaagtgtcataagttattctcatggtgataatggtgtataccactcttcgacctgaaaccactatggaccctagatgtggagtcgagtgctttattgttgatccaacgttgtccgtaactggataaccataaagacagttgatgggtactccacgaagcatgctaagggacatgagtgacctagatggaatttgctcatcctgcataacaggataaatgtctatgggcccaatattgaactggacaaggatgacacggtctatgccttgtgttcaatatagacataagggcaaaagggtaattatacacataagtattatcacataaggaattgtcagatcacatgacattttcgtgtcttgggtagcagtgatgtgttgctagataccattcactatttattatgttaaatgcgtgatttaatataattgtcaacgtcacgaaaacctacagagtcacaaacaaaggacgaattgatgagagatagagtaactaaggaataccgtaaggtacagtgcccttaagtgaattatagaacattgtaaggtacggtgtacttgagtagaatacgaaatatggtaaggtaccatgggcttaagtgattttgggcatattgtaagatatgggccaaaatacacttaggtgggccttttagcttgaagcaTACACaaagtggttctataaatagaacccttgtgcagaagcattcattgcggttgcattatttttgttttctctctctctctctctctctctctcactcaaagccttcattcgtaccagctagcactgagattgaaggaatccgttcgtgtggactgagtagagacgttgtcatcgttcaacgttcgtgatcgctccgtggatttgcatcaaaggttttgatcgtcacaagagatctgcaccaaaggtttcaatcgtcacaagaggtaaatattctatcactgatcatgaccattcgtaaggatctccaaaggagaaaattttaaattccgctgcgttttggaccgcaattctccttcacaaggctcatcttcgttcttgataaatccatattgttttactgtttcatcaaaatgaagattccagcttctggaagcttgcttcaatccatagattgatctttgtaacttacatatcttttgggcttcttctggtatgtcaaatccttcaggttgtgtcatgtatacatcctcaagaagattcccattaaggaaagaagttttgacatccatctgccatatttcataatcatgatatgcagtgataacaagtaaaattcgaacagatttaagcattgcaactggtgaaaaggtttcatcatagtcaaccccatgaatttatttatatccttttgcaactagtcttgccttataggtatgtaccttaccatccatgtcagtcttctttttgaagacccacttgcatcctatagggttaactcctacaggaggctctaccaaagtccaaacttggtttgtgtacatggaatccatttcaaatttcatggcttctagccacttctcagactcgggaccagttatggcctcttggtaggtcacaggctcatctcgatccatgagtaatacatcaccttgatcatttatgagatatccatatctctcaggtaggtgacgtatcctgcttgacatacgctggtcttgttctacttgagcaggttgctcttccataactacttgtgtttcctgctctaattcctccataggtgtatcaatgctttgtgattcttgaatttcttcaagctttactttcctcccactgattcctttggaagtaaaatccttttctaggaaaactccagttcgagcgacaaacactttgccctcagaaggattgtagaagtaataccctcttgtttctttaggataccccacaaataagcatttgttagatttgggctcaagcttagttgaaatttttcgtttcacataaacttcacaaccccaaatcttcatgtaagacatatgtggtttcttaccactccatatctcatatggtgtcttctcaacctttttggatggaacacggttaagtgtgtaagctgttgtcaatagtgtatgtccccaaaaggagtttggaagatcggcgtgactcatcatggatcggaccatgtc encodes:
- the LOC127127269 gene encoding 4-hydroxybenzoate polyprenyltransferase, mitochondrial, coding for MVSALISRRFLKPRFLNSGFYASLYHTISNPLIISQQCINRNPCQNHSFSLFKPSQFGIYDIEFCKGIGSLSNFQLVVHISTSPSRLEQDKENKNQSSSNVSSGGGISWIDLYLPRLVRPYAQLARLDKPIGTWLLLWPCVWSITLAAPPGHLPDFKMLSLFGCGAFLLRGAGCTINDLIDRDIDTKVERTKLRPVASGLLTPFQGLSFLGFQLLLGLGILLQLNNYSRVLGASSLLLVFSYPLMKRFTFWPQAFLGLTFNWGALLGWAAVKGNLDPFIVLPLYASGVCWTLVYDTIYAHQDKEDDLKVGVKSTALRFGDSTKEWLTGFGIASLGGLALSGFNAELGWPYYAFLGVASGHLGWQIWTVDVSSRSDCNRKFVSNKWYGAIIFGGILAGRLSS